The DNA sequence CATGGTGATGACAATTGACTCATTGCGTGGCGATAAGAATACCCGCGTTGTTCACCAGGCCCGTGACAAACTCAATGGACTGCGCCCTATCGACTATCTCAGTTCCACACAACCTGTGGTCATCATGGACGAGCCGCAGAACATGGAGTCACTTCTCAGTCAATCTGCAGTGGGGGAACTGAACCCACTTTGCATACTGCGCTACTCGGCTACGCATCGTAAGACCCGCAATGTTGTCTATCGACTTGATCCGGTAGACGCCCACGATATGGGTTTAGTGAAACAGATCGTTGTGGCGGAGGCACTGCAGCAGGGCGCTGATGTTAAACCGTATGTGAAGCTGCAATCGGTTAGTAGCGACGGCGGTTTCAGGGCTCGAATGGAGCTAGCTGTTCGCAAGGCATCTGATGGCACCATCGAGCGCAAGTTGGTCAACGTGAAAAACGGGCAAGATCTGGCGATAGTAACGGAAAACGCTGCCTATGAAGGGTGGCTGGTCAATGAGCTGAGTATCGAGCCGGAATCGGTTGAGCTATTCCCGCACGGCTGGCTGCAAGCCGGTGAGATTATCGGCGGCTCGAATGATTCCATCTACCGGGAGATGATTCGCGAGACCATCCGCGAGCATCTTCGCAAGGAAGCCATGCTCCGTTCAAAGGGCATAAAAGTTCTGAGCCTGTTCTTTGTGGATAAAGTAGCAAGTTTCCTCGGCGACGGATACAACAACGACACTGCCGACGGCGACTTTGCGACCTGGTTTGATGAGCTCTTTGTTGAGGAGCGAGCCAGGAATCAGCAATACGCAGCTGCCTTGCCACTTGAGCCAGTCGAGTACAGGAGAGCCTACTTTTCGGTAATCAAGGGCAAGAGGGGCCAACATGACACCTTCAAAGATAGCAGCGGGACCTCTAAGGCCGATGACGATGCATACGACCTAATCATGCGTGACAAGGCAAGGCTGCTTGATGAGAGCGAGCCGGTGAGGTTCATATTCAGCCACTCGGCGCTTCGTGAAGGTTGGGACAACCCGAACGTGTTCCAGATCTGCGCTTTGCGAGAGATGGGCGCGGCTACAGAACGCCGCCAGACGATTGGGCGTGGACTCCGCCTGCCGGTCAGTCAGTCCGGTGAGAGGGTGCCCGACAAGGGTATCGCTCAACTCACTGTTGTGGCCAATGAATCTTACCGCGAGTTTGCCGATAGCCTGCAGAAGGAGTACCGCGATTCTGGGGTGAGCCTTGGCTTGGTTCGCCCCGGCGAGTTCGCCAAGATTCCCACGGTTGATGAAACCACGGGTGGGGAGAGGCGTTTGGGCTTCCAGGGCTCCAAGTTGATCTGGAATGAACTGGTTGAGCGCAGTTTCCTCGACAAGGACGGAAGAGTCACCGCGAACTTCCGCCCCGAAACCCTTGGCTTTACACTCGGCCCAGAGCCCGATTTCTTCTGGCCACAACGCGACATCGTCGAGGTGATGCTCGGTTGTCGTATCGAGCGCATGGTCAAGCCGCAACGCCACCGAGTAAGTCGTAAGCTGAACAAAGAGATATATTCGTCGCCG is a window from the Actinomycetota bacterium genome containing:
- a CDS encoding DEAD/DEAH box helicase family protein codes for the protein MEFKFDAHQQHQQDAIAAAVDLFDGQPFHAASLMTTLQGVVPNSGDQLKVFELASETGAIGNNLLLDSQTILQNLQRVQDRNGLEVVGELSGGALDFDVEMETGTGKTYVYLRTVFELAKNYNFTKFIILVPSVAIREGVTTSIKLMTKHFKDLYATPFDSFVYSGSKPEEVQSFATSTSVQIMVMTIDSLRGDKNTRVVHQARDKLNGLRPIDYLSSTQPVVIMDEPQNMESLLSQSAVGELNPLCILRYSATHRKTRNVVYRLDPVDAHDMGLVKQIVVAEALQQGADVKPYVKLQSVSSDGGFRARMELAVRKASDGTIERKLVNVKNGQDLAIVTENAAYEGWLVNELSIEPESVELFPHGWLQAGEIIGGSNDSIYREMIRETIREHLRKEAMLRSKGIKVLSLFFVDKVASFLGDGYNNDTADGDFATWFDELFVEERARNQQYAAALPLEPVEYRRAYFSVIKGKRGQHDTFKDSSGTSKADDDAYDLIMRDKARLLDESEPVRFIFSHSALREGWDNPNVFQICALREMGAATERRQTIGRGLRLPVSQSGERVPDKGIAQLTVVANESYREFADSLQKEYRDSGVSLGLVRPGEFAKIPTVDETTGGERRLGFQGSKLIWNELVERSFLDKDGRVTANFRPETLGFTLGPEPDFFWPQRDIVEVMLGCRIERMVKPQRHRVSRKLNKEIYSSPWFEDFWATISQKTTYRVTLNRDEIIDNAVNRIKAEPPIQPLRVQVTRAGVKLVRGGTKTSETATRSAELVGTYQLPDIISELQEATSLTRKTLVDVLTRCGKLGEFIGNPNDFIAMAKRILQNVVATAVQEGIQYEKIGGSVYELRELQADGVEARDLFLDRVYKVENTDKTDFDYIQIDSDGADAPERQFAEKLDSREDVKFFMKLPSKFQIETPVGPYNPDWAIIKQ